The Amblyomma americanum isolate KBUSLIRL-KWMA chromosome 3, ASM5285725v1, whole genome shotgun sequence genome window below encodes:
- the LOC144124793 gene encoding uncharacterized protein LOC144124793 produces the protein MQRKPPKRPAFNGDGSDLSGAAATVSPLPYPRPPVPSPAVWNCKCGSTSAKPGSLTCLGQRCPCFRARTSCTQCRCKGCRNPIRAPADDETIDVQVLVIQVHKV, from the exons ATGCAGCGGAAGCCGCCCAAAC GGCCGGCGTTTAACGGCGACGGGTCGGACTTGTCGGGGGCGGCAGCCACAGTCTCGCCGCTGCCCTACCCGCGGCCTCCAGTGCCGTCGCCGGCGGTCTGGAACTGCAAGTGCGGCTCAACAAGCGCCAAGCCGGGCAGCTTGACGTGCCTCGGGCAGCGGTGCCCGTGCTTCAGGGCCAGAACCAGCTGCACACAATGCCGCTGCAAAGGGTGCCGCAACCCGATCAGGGCGCCAGCCGACGACGAGACGATCGATGTACAGGTGTTGGTGATCCAAGTCCATaaagtttga